Proteins encoded in a region of the Zea mays cultivar B73 chromosome 2, Zm-B73-REFERENCE-NAM-5.0, whole genome shotgun sequence genome:
- the LOC118476342 gene encoding uncharacterized protein — MVSSISAAAEHLPASPPPWLTTRRPPCLCGACCVLDEMPQRAAVMRSPPCCLHRPDLRSPDPRRRVGVWTAPHYVVDLRGSTVSASRIAGSAQRRRAVVETRALVDVTPCASLVGKEPKLMACMRGTSRPGPRDDDRATDVVPTTRCSWWTT; from the exons ATGGTGAGTTCCATCTCTGCAGCAGCCGAGCACCTCCCTGCATCTCCCCCGCCATGGCTCACAACTCGGCGTCCTCCCTGCTTGTGTGGTGCTTGCTGCGTGCTCGACGAAATGCCGCAGCGAGCAGCGGTCATGAGATCCCCTCCGTGTTGCTTGCATCGGCCCGATCTGCGCAGTCCCGACCCAAGGCGTCGCGTGGGTGTTTGGACAGCCCCACACTACGTCGTCGATCTGCGCGGTTCGACCGTCTCCGCGTCTCGCATCGCCGGGTCTGCGCAGCGCCGGCGTGCCGTCGTTGAAACCCGTG CCCTTGTCGACGTCACGCCTTGCGCATCGCTCGTCGGCAAAGAGCCCAAACTAATGGCATGCATGCGCGGCACGAGTCGGCCAG gaccgagagatgatgatcgagcaactgatgtggtgccaaccacaagatgcagttggtggacgacctga